A window of Desulfuromonas sp. contains these coding sequences:
- a CDS encoding sulfotransferase: protein MLNSRIKILYLLGFTRSGTTLLDRIIGRSEVFFSLGEMFSIWELNVIKNQLCGCGESFKECEVWRRIFKDAFGGYEAIDAERMSQIWKQSMRVRHLPFVRMGGRRSEKIRQLSYYLENLEKLYKSIKDNTSARVIVDSSKLPTYANLLRMIPSVDLYVVHLVRDPRGVAFSWQRAKKEPSGGSQEEIMERLNPKATALAWSIQNLACEGFLWKLKGIPSVRIRYEEFVRDPQMALHRILNMMDERVDAPEIFTGSDLKLRINHTLAGNPNRFQVGAIRLKEDDDWKREMDLKDRLQVTTRTWPLLKRYGYSN from the coding sequence ATGCTTAATAGTCGCATTAAAATTCTTTACCTGCTTGGTTTTACACGGAGTGGGACAACTTTGTTAGACAGAATCATTGGGCGTTCTGAGGTCTTTTTTTCTCTAGGAGAAATGTTTTCGATTTGGGAATTGAACGTAATTAAAAACCAATTATGTGGTTGTGGGGAAAGTTTTAAGGAATGCGAGGTGTGGCGGCGAATATTCAAAGATGCTTTTGGCGGTTATGAGGCCATCGATGCTGAGAGAATGAGTCAGATATGGAAACAGTCCATGAGGGTTCGCCACCTTCCATTTGTACGAATGGGAGGGAGAAGATCTGAAAAGATAAGACAGCTGTCTTACTACCTCGAAAACCTTGAAAAGCTTTATAAATCTATCAAAGATAACACATCAGCTAGGGTTATAGTTGATTCATCTAAGTTGCCAACCTACGCCAATCTTTTAAGGATGATCCCTTCAGTTGACCTCTATGTTGTTCATCTTGTCCGAGATCCGCGTGGGGTGGCCTTCTCGTGGCAAAGAGCAAAAAAAGAACCCTCTGGGGGTTCTCAAGAAGAAATTATGGAGAGGTTGAATCCTAAAGCGACCGCTCTCGCCTGGAGTATTCAGAACTTGGCTTGTGAAGGATTTTTGTGGAAGCTAAAAGGGATTCCATCGGTACGCATCCGTTATGAAGAGTTCGTTCGCGATCCCCAAATGGCGCTCCACCGAATACTGAATATGATGGACGAACGGGTAGACGCTCCGGAGATTTTTACAGGCAGTGATCTGAAGTTGAGGATTAACCACACCCTTGCAGGCAATCCCAACCGTTTTCAGGTTGGGGCAATCAGATTGAAGGAAGATGATGATTGGAAAAGAGAGATGGATCTGAAGGACCGCCTACAAGTGACCACACGAACCTGGCCGCTTTTGAAGCGTTATGGTTATTCCAACTGA
- a CDS encoding GNAT family N-acetyltransferase, whose translation MSDVSETLLSPVPEAKLADWLRGRGRKIVCHRGRYWETSGIQGYYRPIHWMARMVASEATRPTPFAWGFWTTLAVSDAGFANGALPVHVLDNYKQYDLQSLSSKRRNKVRNCLKKVKFIQISDPDLLYEQGYEVLISNVQRTGFGKVPTYVDYKKDVEQYFIHHPGVLIGGLIDGKLAGYAFAYAIGSTAYIDSLYLTTESLSSNIGTAMVFELIQMFRRSNEIKEVINSPHIIENASLSKFKKEMGFSVLHVPTRRWFAPPLEKILIEGYMRKKRPHGYYRLCGHY comes from the coding sequence ATGAGCGATGTGTCAGAGACATTGCTGAGCCCTGTCCCCGAAGCAAAATTGGCTGATTGGTTACGGGGGCGAGGAAGGAAAATTGTGTGTCATCGCGGCCGTTATTGGGAAACGTCAGGGATTCAGGGGTATTACCGCCCAATTCACTGGATGGCAAGAATGGTTGCATCGGAGGCAACGCGACCGACTCCTTTTGCCTGGGGTTTCTGGACCACCCTTGCAGTCAGTGACGCAGGTTTTGCAAACGGGGCGCTTCCGGTCCATGTGTTGGATAATTATAAACAATACGATCTGCAATCGTTGAGTTCCAAACGACGGAATAAGGTTCGTAATTGTTTGAAAAAGGTAAAGTTCATTCAAATTTCAGATCCTGATCTTTTATATGAACAGGGTTATGAGGTTTTAATCTCTAACGTTCAGCGCACTGGGTTCGGTAAAGTGCCTACTTACGTTGATTACAAAAAGGATGTAGAGCAGTACTTCATTCACCATCCGGGAGTTCTGATTGGAGGTCTTATTGATGGGAAACTTGCCGGGTACGCTTTTGCCTACGCAATAGGATCGACAGCCTACATAGATTCTTTGTACCTGACAACGGAGAGTCTGTCCTCAAATATTGGAACGGCTATGGTCTTTGAACTTATCCAGATGTTCCGCCGTTCAAATGAAATTAAAGAAGTCATCAACAGTCCACATATTATTGAGAATGCCAGTTTGAGTAAATTTAAGAAGGAGATGGGCTTCTCGGTACTTCATGTTCCAACCAGGAGGTGGTTCGCTCCACCGCTGGAGAAAATTCTTATAGAGGGATACATGCGTAAAAAAAGACCCCACGGATATTATCGTTTGTGCGGCCATTATTGA